One Natronomonas gomsonensis genomic window, GTGGCTCGACGGCCCGACGGCGACCGGCAAGTCCGAACTCAAACGCTGTCTCGTCAACGGACTCCGGGAGTACTCCAAGACCGAAGCCGGCCGGCGCTACACCGTCGAGTGGAACGTCTCCGGGGCCGACAGTTCCCCGGGGATGACCTACGGCGACACGCCCGCGCCCGACGAGGACGACTGGTACCCCTCGCCCGTGCAGGCCCACCCGCTGTCGGTGTTTCCCGAGTCTGTGCGGGAGGAACTGCTCGCCGACCTCAACGACGCCTTGGACGACCACATCCCCGTCCACCTCGACGCCCGCTTGGACCCCTTCAGTCGGGAGGCCTACGACCACCTCGAAGAGCAGTACCGCCGACAGGACACCGAGGACCTGTTCTCGGCGGTGGCTGACGAGAATCACCTCCGGGTGAAGAACTTCGTCGTCGACGTGGGACAGGGAATTGGCGTCCTCCACAGCGAGGACGACGGCACCCCGAAGGAGCGCCTCGTCGGCTCGTGGATGGCCGGCATGCTCCAGCGACTCGACTCACGCGGCCGGAAGAACCCGCAGGCGTTCAGTTACGACGGCGTCCTCTCACAGGGCAACGGCCTGCTGACCATCGTCGAGGACGCCGCCCAACACGCCGACCTGTTGCAGAAACTGCTGAACGTCCCCGACGAAGGGACCGTGAAACTCGACAAGGGAATCGGGATGGACATCGACACCCAGATGATTATCATCTCGAATCCCGACCTCGAAGCGCAGTTGAACCAACACGCCGAACGTGAGGGACAGGACCCACTGAAGGCGCTGAAGCGCCGCCTCGACAAACACGAGTTCAGCTACCTGACGAACCTCTCGCTGGAGGCCGAACTCCTCCAGCGTGAGTTGACGAACGAGACCGACATCTGGGAAGCCGACAGCTACGAGCGACTGGAAGAGCGGATTCGCCAGCCCGTCACGATTTCGGTGCGGAACAGCGCCGGCGAGGTGCGGGAGCGCGAACTCGCACCGCACGCCATCGAGGCCGCGGCGCTGTATGCGGTCGTCTCGCGACTCGACGCCGAGTCGCTGCCGCCCGGCCTCGATTTGGTCGACAAGGCGCTCGTCTACGACCGCGGCTACCTCCAGGACGGCGACGAGCGCCGCTACAAAGAGGAGTTGGACTTCGGCACGCCCGACGACGGCGACGGCGGTATTCCGGTGACGTACACCCGCGACATCGTCGCGGATTTGCTGTACGAGGACACCGAGCGCTTCCACGCCGAGTTGCCGGTCGAGGACGTCATCATGCCGCGTGACCTGTTGAACGCGATGGCGGGGCGCTTCGAGGATGCCCCCGTCTTTTCGAGCAGCGAGCGCACGGAGTACGAGAACCGCCTCGTCCCGGTCAAGAACCACGTCTTCGGCCGGCAGGAACAGGACGTCATCGACGCCATCATGCGCGAAAAGCGCGTCGACGAGGCGACCGTCGAGGAGTACATCGAACACGTCTACGCGTGGGTCGAAGACGAACAGATAGAGAACGACCGCGGAGAACTCGAAGAACCCGACCCGCTGAAGATGAAGGTGTTCGAAATCGAGCACCTCGGCCGGTTCGACGAGGCGGATTACGACGGCGCCGAACCGACCGAGGGCGTCGAGCGGTTCCGCGCCGAGAAGATAATCACGGCGTTGAACCGCCACGCGTGGCGGAACCGCGACGACGAGTTCCGCGTCTCCGACGTGGACCCCCGAGAGATTCCCGTCATCGAGACGGTGCTGGGGAGCCACGACTGGGATGACGTGCGACGCACCCACGAGGACCTCGACCCCAGCCAGTGGGACGACCCGCCGTCGGGCACCGACACGGAGACGGTCAAGGAGGAGACGATTCGGAACCTCCAGGAGATGTTCGGCTACTCGCCGGCCTCCGCGGAGTTGACCAGCAGACACGTCATGGGACAGGTGAGTTACCGATGGGACTGAGGGACGACCTCGACCGCTTCCGTGAGGTCGGCGAGGCCAAGCGACAGGACCTCTCGGAGTTCATCCAGTACGGCGATTTGGGACAGTCCCGCCCCGACGAGGTGAAGATACCAATCAAAATCGTCGACCTCCCGGAGTTCGTCTACGACCCTCGCGAGCAGGGTGGCGTCGGCAAGGGCCAGGGCGGGACGCCCGACGTGGGCGACCCCGTCGGACAGCCCGAACCGCAACCCGGAGACGGCGACGACGATGGCGACGGTGACGAACCAGGCGAGGAGGGCGGTGAACACGAATACTACGAGATGGACCCCGAGGAGTTCGCCCAGGAACTCGACGAGGAACTCGGCTTGGACCTCGAACCGAAGGGCAAGAAGGTCATCGAGGAGAAGGAGGGCGACTTCACGGACATGACCCGAACCGGACCCGCCTCGACGCTGGACTTCGAGCGACTGTTCAAAGAGGGTTTGAAGCGGAAACTCGCGATGGACTTCGACGGCGAGTACGTCACTGAGGCCCTCCGCGTCGACGGTTGGGGGCCGGCGAAGGTCTTCGAGTGGGCCAGAGCCAACCACATCCCCGTCTCGCGGCCGTGGATAGCCGACGCCTACGAGTCGATTCCGGCCGACGAGCGGGACCGCTGGTCGTCCATCGAGGAGATGGAGCAAAACGTCGACGAGGAGTCGACTGCCGCCCGCATCCGACGGGAGGGGGTCAAAGAAATCCCGTTCCGACGCGAGGACGAACGCTACCGCTACCCGGAAATCATCGAGGAACGGGAGAAGAACGTCGTCGTCGTGAACATCCGCGACGTGTCGGGGTCGATGCGCCAATCGAAGCGCGAACTCGTCGAACGGACGTTCACGCCGCTGGACTGGTATCTGACGGGCAAGTACGACAACGCCGAGTTCGTCTACATCGCCCACGACGCCGACGCCTGGGAGGTCGAACGCGAGGAGTTCTTCGGCATCCGGTCGGGCGGCGGGACCC contains:
- a CDS encoding PrkA family serine protein kinase; the encoded protein is MTGREYIDRADDALRETYEPPMSLSEYVETVFENPRTAAHASKYLLEAIEAAGTRTVVEEGERKERYRFFDDPHNDGEHAILGNTEVLNAFVDDLRSIAARRGKDEKILWLDGPTATGKSELKRCLVNGLREYSKTEAGRRYTVEWNVSGADSSPGMTYGDTPAPDEDDWYPSPVQAHPLSVFPESVREELLADLNDALDDHIPVHLDARLDPFSREAYDHLEEQYRRQDTEDLFSAVADENHLRVKNFVVDVGQGIGVLHSEDDGTPKERLVGSWMAGMLQRLDSRGRKNPQAFSYDGVLSQGNGLLTIVEDAAQHADLLQKLLNVPDEGTVKLDKGIGMDIDTQMIIISNPDLEAQLNQHAEREGQDPLKALKRRLDKHEFSYLTNLSLEAELLQRELTNETDIWEADSYERLEERIRQPVTISVRNSAGEVRERELAPHAIEAAALYAVVSRLDAESLPPGLDLVDKALVYDRGYLQDGDERRYKEELDFGTPDDGDGGIPVTYTRDIVADLLYEDTERFHAELPVEDVIMPRDLLNAMAGRFEDAPVFSSSERTEYENRLVPVKNHVFGRQEQDVIDAIMREKRVDEATVEEYIEHVYAWVEDEQIENDRGELEEPDPLKMKVFEIEHLGRFDEADYDGAEPTEGVERFRAEKIITALNRHAWRNRDDEFRVSDVDPREIPVIETVLGSHDWDDVRRTHEDLDPSQWDDPPSGTDTETVKEETIRNLQEMFGYSPASAELTSRHVMGQVSYRWD
- a CDS encoding YeaH/YhbH family protein → MGLRDDLDRFREVGEAKRQDLSEFIQYGDLGQSRPDEVKIPIKIVDLPEFVYDPREQGGVGKGQGGTPDVGDPVGQPEPQPGDGDDDGDGDEPGEEGGEHEYYEMDPEEFAQELDEELGLDLEPKGKKVIEEKEGDFTDMTRTGPASTLDFERLFKEGLKRKLAMDFDGEYVTEALRVDGWGPAKVFEWARANHIPVSRPWIADAYESIPADERDRWSSIEEMEQNVDEESTAARIRREGVKEIPFRREDERYRYPEIIEEREKNVVVVNIRDVSGSMRQSKRELVERTFTPLDWYLTGKYDNAEFVYIAHDADAWEVEREEFFGIRSGGGTRISSAYELAAAVLEERYPWSEWNRYVFAAGDSENSSNDTEQNVIPLMEEIPANLHAYVETQPSGNAINATHAQEVESHFEDSDNVAVAYVQSPDDVVDAIYTILSTEANE